The Diospyros lotus cultivar Yz01 chromosome 15, ASM1463336v1, whole genome shotgun sequence genome has a window encoding:
- the LOC127791530 gene encoding mechanosensitive ion channel protein 6-like, with protein sequence MDFPSSFKKSFKSHGSYNRHSRKISAGTSEDALSLEEQPILSEQRDDHRHCGEVNGAGDVNDRGREIIVKIDGVDDGAATPRVLSEANYGLWKYDEGTSARKDKMSGEADDPPSKLIGEFLTKQRMAGGEKYLDMDLDMMNDLLHHDHQSRKSPPLAESPVFNRNSISFNNRDRNHRVSTSKELKVSFQPPSFNMSTTESGLIQRRCYEESSDDDDDEEDDEKVSRRQSPRFSGTVDNGGGEVLRCTSSFQTSMMRTKTKSRLIDPPELDPRSGRFPKFSGPLRSGITSGMIGKPPEEEEDDPLFDEDIPEEYKRENLNALTLLQWISLILIVAALICSLSIQRLREKKVRGLAWWKWEVMILVLICGRLVSGWGIRIVVFFVERNFLLRKRVLYFVYGVRRAVQNCIWLGLVLIAWHCLFDDRVEKETHNNKFLAIVNQILFCFLVGSVLWLVKTLMVKVLASSFHVSTFFDRIQESLFNQYVIETLSGPPLVDLQNAKEDHERAMTEIQHLQNAGATLPPELRVINMAPPRSLSTKFSIAASKRLSQDEGISIDNLHKLSPKNISAWNMKRLMRIVRHGVLTTLDEQILESSNDDSNKQQIRSEYEAKVASRKIFHNVTRKGSKFIYLDDVMRFMQQDEALRTMALLEGSPDSDKISKATLKNWVVNSFRERKALALTLNDTKTAVNKLHQMVNVLIAIIILIVCLLILGIATSKFLLFISSQIVVAAFVFGNTCKTIFEAIIFVFVMHPFDVGDRCEIDGVQMIVEEMNILTTVFLRYDNQKIIFPNSTLATKPISNYYRSPDMGDSVEFFLHVATPAEKIALMKQRITSYIESKKDHWYASPLVVLMGLEDLKMIKMSVWMRHRMNHQDMGEKWQRRAQVAEEMVKIFKELDLEYRLLPLDINIRSMPPANSPTSTPSVVAF encoded by the exons aTGGACTTTCCTTCTTCGTTCAAAAAATCGTTCAAGTCTCATGGCTCCTACAATAGGCACTCCAGAAAAATCTCCGCCGGAACTTCAGAAGATGCATTATCTCTAGAGGAACAGCCGATTCTCTCCGAGCAGCGCGACGATCACCGGCATTGCGGCGAGGTGAACGGCGCCGGCGATGTAAACGACCGCGGGCGGGAGATCATTGTCAAGATCGACGGTGTCGACGACGGGGCTGCCACACCTAGGGTTTTGAGCGAGGCGAACTACGGATTGTGGAAATACGATGAAGGCACAAGCGCCAGGAAGGACAAGATGAGCGGGGAGGCGGACGATCCGCCGTCGAAGCTCATCGGCGAGTTCTTGACCAAGCAGAGGATGGCCGGCGGCGAGAAGTACCTCGACATGGATCTGGATATGATGAACGACCTCCTCCACCACGATCACCAATCCCGCAAATCGCCGCCGCTCGCTGAGAGTCCCGTTTTCAACAGAAACAGTATCAGTTTCAACAACCGCGACCGCAACCACCGCGTTTCGACGTCGAAGGAGCTCAAGGTTTCGTTTCAGCCTCCGTCGTTCAATATGTCCACCACGGAGTCCGGACTTATCCAAAGACGATGTTACGAAGAATCGTCCGATGACGATGACGACGAAGAAGATGACGAAAAAGTTAGCCGGCGGCAGTCTCCTCGTTTTTCCGGGACCGTGGATAACGGCGGAGGAGAG GTATTGAGGTGCACGTCGTCGTTTCAGACGAGCATGATGAGGACGAAGACGAAGTCCAGATTGATCGACCCGCCTGAGCTGGATCCTAGATCCGGAAGATTCCCGAAATTCTCCGGTCCATTGAGGTCCGGGATAACCTCCGGAATGATAGGAAAACCGccggaggaagaagaagacgatcCATTGTTCGACGAAGACATTCCAGAGGAATACAAGAGAGAAAACCTAAACGCTCTGACTCTGCTCCAATGGATCAGTCTCATATTGATCGTCGCCGCTTTAATCTGCAGCCTCTCGATTCAGAGATTGAGGGAGAAGAAGGTCCGAGGCCTGGCGTGGTGGAAATGGGAGGTTATGATCCTCGTCTTGATCTGTGGCCGGTTGGTCTCGGGCTGGGGGATCAGAATCGTTGTCTTCTTCGTCGAGCGCAACTTCCTCCTGCGAAAACGCGTTCTGTACTTCGTTTACGGTGTGAGGAGGGCGGTCCAGAACTGCATCTGGCTGGGCCTTGTTCTGATCGCCTGGCACTGTCTGTTCGACGACAGGGTGGAAAAGGAAACCCACAACAACAAGTTCCTCGCCATTGTGAACCAGATCCTGTTCTGTTTCCTGGTCGGATCGGTGCTGTGGCTGGTGAAAACCCTAATGGTGAAGGTTCTAGCATCTTCCTTCCATGTCAGCACCTTCTTCGACCGAATCCAGGAATCCCTATTCAACCAATACGTGATCGAAACGCTCTCCGGACCGCCTCTGGTCGACTTGCAGAACGCCAAGGAGGACCATGAGAGGGCAATGACGGAGATCCAGCATCTGCAGAACGCAGGCGCCACGCTGCCGCCGGAGCTGAGGGTGATCAACATGGCGCCCCCCAGAAGTCTAAGCACGAAATTCTCCATAGCAGCTTCGAAGAGGTTGAGCCAGGACGAGGGGATCTCCATTGATAATCTGCACAAGCTGAGTCCCAAGAATATATCGGCCTGGAACATGAAGAGACTGATGAGGATTGTCCGGCATGGGGTGCTGACAACGCTGGATGAACAGATCCTTGAATCATCAAATGATGACTCCAACAAACAGCAGATTAGGAGTGAATATGAGGCTAAAGTTGCTTCCAGGAAGATCTTCCATAACGTGACCAGGAAGGGCTCCAA GTTTATATACCTAGATGATGTGATGCGATTCATGCAACAAGACGAGGCTTTGAGGACCATGGCTCTCTTGGAAGGCTCTCCTGACAGTGACAAAATCAGCAAGGCTACACTCAAGAACTGGGTG GTTAATTCCTTTAGGGAACGGAAAGCTTTGGCCCTGACGCTGAACGATACAAAAACAGCTGTGAACAAGCTCCACCAGATGGTGAACGTATTGATCGCCATCATCATATTGATCGTTTGCCTGCTGATTCTGGGGATCGCGACCAGCAAGTTTCTACTCTTCATAAGCTCTCAGATTGTGGTAGCTGCGTTCGTGTTCGGCAACACTTGCAAGACAATCTTCGAGGCCATCATCTTCGTGTTCGTCATGCACCCCTTCGATGTCGGCGACCGCTGTGAGATTGATGGGGTTCAG ATGATAGTGGAAGAGATGAACATCTTAACAACAGTTTTCCTAAGATATGACAACCAGAAGATCATCTTCCCAAACAGCACTCTCGCCACAAAGCCCATCAGCAACTACTATCGCAGCCCTGATATGGGCGATTCTGTCGAATTCTTCTTGCATGTTGCCACTCCTGCCGAGAAGATTGCCCTCATGAAGCAAAGGATAACAAG TTACATCGAAAGCAAAAAAGACCACTGGTACGCCTCCCCGTTGGTGGTGCTGATGGGCCTTGAAGACTTGAAGATGATCAAAATGTCGGTCTGGATGAGGCACCGAATGAACCACCAAGACATGGGGGAGAAGTGGCAGAGGAGAGCCCAAGTGGCCGAAGAGATGGTCAAGATTTTCAAAGAACTTGACCTGGAATACCGGCTGCTGCCGCTTGACATCAACATCCGCAGCATGCCGCCGGCCAACTCCCCGACTTCTACCCCTTCCGTCGTTGCCTTCTAG